Within Eremothecium cymbalariae DBVPG#7215 chromosome 3, complete sequence, the genomic segment TGCGGTGCCTGTCTTTATATATCCAGAGAAAGAGGagttataataaataagtCAGCGTTCCAGGCTTGCAGAAAGAGCAATGCAAGATTGGTATTCCagtttttataaaaaaagaacagtAGACATCACATAACAGGTGGTCCAAGTATATAACGAGGAACAGAGATATGGTGGAACCCGTCGCTgagcagcagaagcaggCACGGCAGGGAGATGGAATTGACGGTGAACAGAATGGAGGTGTGGTGAGGATGGCGAGGTTTGATTACGGGGATGTTGTGCGTATTGAGCTGGAGACTGGTCCTGAGCATGAATTGTGTCAGATAATGTATACTGAGGAGTACAAGGAGTTGGTTGGTCTTCTGCGTGGGTTGATGAGTGTGAAAGAGGTCTCAGAGCGGGCGTTGGCGGTCACAACGGCGATGGTTGAAGCTTCCCCTGCTTATTACACTGCATGGAACTATCGGTATAATATTGTGAAGGGGTTGTATGAGGGGGATGGGGAGAAGCTTAACGAGGAGCTGGATTGGTTAGACGAGTTTACACTGAACAATACCAAGAATTATCAGATATGGTCTTATAGGCAGGTGCTTTTGAAGTTACATCCGGTTCCACAGTTTGCGCGGGAACAGCCTGTGATGCAAGTTGTGCTTGCGGATGATACCAAAAACTATCATGTGTGGTCTTACAGACGGTGGGTAGTGttattcttcaaagaattttCCCAGGAATTGGAGTTTTCTTCTTGCCTCATTGATCGGGATGTATACAATAATAGTGCGTGGTCCCACCGGATGTTTGTACTAAAGAATACTGAAACCAAGGTGCAGGTTGTCGATCAGGAGATCGAATTTGCCAAGTCTAAAATTAGTTTAGCGCCACAGAATGTTAGTAGTTGGAACTATCTGAGAGGGTTATACGAACAGTTCAAAGGGGGTCAATGCGATGAGACTACTCTAGAATTTGCTCTCTCATTTGTGAAtggcttcttcaactgtGATGATGGGACGGAGTTCCCGGAGATTCAATCTTCTTATGCTCTAGAAATGCTCGCTCATGAATACGCTAAAAACAGCGAGACTCATAACAAGGCCAAGCTTGCATTTGAAGGATTATCTAAGGCCTATGACCCAATTAGAAGTAACTACTGGCTTTGCCAAACAAATAAGCTTATGTAAAAACTAGTTTCTTTAGATACTGTCAGGTTAAGGTCAAAGTCAAAAAATGCTGCAGACTTTTATGTATGtagtttaaaaaaatttcaggTTCACCAACCATGTCTTGCCTTTAGTTCATCTCATCTTCGTTTTGCTTTATACATAGAAAAGTTGAACAAGCCATATAAGCGATGACTGAACAGGAGCCAAATATAACTAGAATTATTGGTGGTATATATGTTGGTGGGGTTCAGCCTATAGTTGACCATACACCGCTCAAAACCCAATACAATATCACGCATATTTTATCGGTTATAAAATTTAATGTAATTCCAGAATACTTGGTTAGAAAAAGTTATACGCTCAAGAATATTGCGATAGATGACGATGAGAGTACAGacattcttcaatatattaatgAAGCTAATAGATTCATTGATCACTGTTTGTTTCcagatgaagttgaatatAACCCGAAGCTGGTAAATTTCAGGAAAAAGCCTCAACGTGGAGCTGTATACATCCATTGCCATGCAGGTGTTTCTAGATCTGTTACATTTACTGTTGCTTATTTAATGTATCGTTATGGGTTTGATTTGAACACAGCGTTGCATGCTGTTAAGAGGAAACGTATTCAGGCTCAACCCAACGATAACTTCATGGAGCAACTAAAAATCTATGAGCAGATGGGAGGGTGTTATGTCGATGAAACAAACAGTATTTACAAGCAATGGAAATTGGCCAATGCATTAAAGTATAATCAGGTGGGTAGTGAACTATtgttggatgatgatatgtACGGCGACTCTGATGAAAAGGCTATAGATAAGATGTCCGCTTCTGCACTTGATGCTCTAACGATAATTAGATGCAAGATGTGTAGGCTAAGGTTGGcactttcttcttcgttCATTAAACATGATCCGCCAAGTAAAGAGTCTAGTGAGGGTCATTTTATCAGGAGAGCTGCAGGTTCTCATAGAATTATTGATATTCAAGAATCGCAAAGCCAATGTTCTCATTTCTTTGTTGAACCATTaaattggatgaagaaggaacTCCAAAGTAAGCAAGAGTTGGAAGGGAAATTTAGCTGTCCCAATTGTACTAGTAAGGTTGGTGGTTATAATTGGAAAGGATCTAGATGTAGTTGTGGGAAATGGATGATTCCCGCTATCCATCTACAGGCAGCTAAAGTAGATCAAGTACctttggaaagaaaaacgCTGCCGAATCTAGTGCATTTTGAAAGTAAGAACTAAGCTTTTGAGCACGAAAAACTTTGACTTAGGATATAATTAGCGCCTGTGTATATGATGATCTATTGACCTATGTAAATGTTATCTACAACAGCCTCTGGACGTCCAGAACCCAAACTAGAAACTCGAGAAATTTGCTCATTTGAAGTATCTAGCACAACAGTATCAGAAATAGTCAGCGACGGTATCTCGGTAAATTCGCTTCCATCTTCAGGTGGATCCAGCTCTTGTGAAACATATGCAGCAGAATCTTGGTGTTGCGAATTTTCCTCATAGAGGCCTGCACCAGCAGGTAATTGCTCAGTGGGCCTTCGTTCCACCGTAACATCCTCCACCCGATCaaactcatcatcatagTTATAACTCTCCTCCTGTTCGGATTGAATGCCTTGatccaaatcaaaaatcaTATTTGCTATCTCATTGGTGGTACCATGGAACTCATCACGATTCTCTACAGGCACTGGTTGACAGTTGACAGCATTCTGTAACGGAGGTCCATTTTCCTGTCTCCCATTCTTCTCCTGTTCCAACTCTCGCATAGTTTTACCTATGCCTATAGGTCGAATACTATTGTATCCCACAGTTCTAATGTATCGCAAGTTCCTTTCAACCATCAACTCCTCCATGTCAAATTCAGTAAACCGGCTATTAGTCGACAACGGCCGCTGAGAATATGTTGAATAAGCTGACAACGGGGCATTCAAACGCTTTTTTAACTTGGCCACCTTTAATTTCCCTGCCCGTTGTCTTCTACTACTCCATAAATACTGTGTTGCCAATGTTCTTTCTGATAGCCACTGTTGTTCTATATCTCCCAAAAACGGTGCTTCTGAAATGCTTCTTTCAGTAGTACCATCTTCTATACATCTCAAATATATCCCCAAAGCCTCTATTGGCATGTTTCGTTGGATATCCTATTGTTTCTACGACTCTTCTATATTAAAACATTCAATTTCTTATGAGAAATAGTCTGAATAAGAGGGGTGATTGTGAGATATACAAAGGGAGGAGAGATCAAGCTTTTCACCGATCGTGGACTTTTGTGAATTCACCTTTAAACAGGCGCACAAGCCAAAAAGATTACGGTTAAAAGAGCACGAAAGAACGTCTACTCTACCCCTTCGTATGGTTTAAGAGGAGTTCTCTTTATTGCTAATTAGATTCGATGTCGTTTTATGTACAAATATATCAGTAAATAAAATTCACGTGATCCAAATTCAGTATCCCTAACATTAATCTAGATGAGCCGGTCTAGGAACCTTTGCATATTCCTCAGCTAGCTGTTTATCAGATAACTCTTCGatctttttgaaggatcCCTTCAAAAACCCATCGATCTTTGATtcttttctaaaatatGAACTTCGCTTAGCAATCTTGATCAACTCGTCGAACAAATACTCCCCCCAATTTAAATACTTGCGTATATAGTTCTTTAAATCGGACGTTTCATATGCCAACACATACCCAGTGTTTCTGTGCAAGCCTGCAAGGATTACTGATATCAGTGCAAAGTCAAATCCAATATGAATCAGTTGTTTGAACTGAGTGATCAACGGTCACTGGTTAGTCATGTAAGCATTTCATctcctatatatatatatatggacatattaaaatatcaaaaaacataCTGTTGGCATCCTCTGTGATTGCTCTTAAAGTATATGTCGCCACGGTTTCTTATTAAAAGGCCCGTCAATGCTAGATATTATTGTTCCTTTATTGTCTAGGCCTCCAGTAGTAATAACGTTTATATGCAATTGtaaatttttgttaaaatgaaaaaggccttctttctttccagAATAGAGTTTGGATTTCAACTATCTAGAACAAAATAAACAACGGAATATTCTCTCACTTAATATAATGACCATTCCTATTAGTAAGGATAGCTTGTTAAGCTTTAAAGCTGTGAAGTCTTTCAAAGTCTCAGAAAAGGAATTGGGTCCCATTACTTCGTTATCTTTTGATAACCATGGTCAGTATCTTTTAACAGCTACGGCTAGTGATAATATGCATCTGTATGATGCGGTATCCTGCAGGTTTTTAAATACAGTTGCTTCCAAGAAATATGGTTGTCACTCTGCAAAATTTACACATGCACAGAATGAGTGCATTTATTCATCTACTATGATATCCTTTGATATTAAGCACCTAAATCTTGAGACGAACCAATATCTCAGATATTTCCAAGGCCATGGGGCTTTAGTTAGCGACATACAAATGTCTCCATTGGATGACACTTTTTTATCGGCGTCGTATGATGAGTCTGTGAGGCTTTGGGATTTGAGGACGTCCAAAGCTCAGGCAATCGTTCCTAGTGTAGTTCCAAATTGTATTGCTTATGATCCTAGCGGATTGGTTTTTGCGCTAGGAAATCCTGAGAACCAAGAAATCGGATTGTATAATGTCAGACAGTTGAAATCAGGTCCGTTTTTAGTCATAAGAGTTGATCCAAAATTTAGTCAATGGTCAAAAATAGAGTTTTCAAATGAtggtaaatatattttgctTGCATCCTCTACTGGAAGGCAGCTAATTTTAGATGCCTTTGATGGAACACAGCTATTTGAACTTACTGGTACTAAACCATTTCCATTAAGAGAATTCATGGATGCCGGTTCTGCATGCTTTACTCCTGATGGGCATTATACTTTGGGTACAGATTACGATGGAAAAATTGCTATTTGGAATCATGCAGAATCAGTAAGTCTAAGAACATTGAAACCACAAGGTTATATTCTGGCTCCTACAGAGGCCTGTCCAAGAACAATTGTTTTCAATCCTAAGTACAGTATGTTTGTTACCGCAGATGAAAGCGTTGAATTTTATGTTTACGACGAAAActaattattattatgtaATAGTTTATTGTTGATCTATCGGAGGTTGTGTAGTATGTATCTATCTTATAGAAAATCACTTAGGTCCGGGTATCTTATCTCACTATTTTCCTCTGACCATCTAACCCATTCCTTTAGAAAGGGAACCTGACTTCTTTCTAAAGTTTCCATATTTCCAATCACGCATAACTGTCTCTTTGCTCTGGTCATGGCAACATTCAGCCGCCGCTCATCTCTCAAAAACCCGACTTCAAATAAATCGTTGCTTCTAACTAAAGAAAGAATAATACAGTCCTTTTCCCTACCTTGAAATCCGTCTACTGAGGAAATCTCAATTAATGAATACTTTTCATGGACCAGTTTTCTTAGCAATGATACTTGGGCATTATACGGTGATATGATCCCAATAGACTCTTGTGAAACGTTACTATTGAGTAGCTGGGATACGTAATGAATTAAAAGGTATGCTTCGTTTTCAttgtattttgaagatgctATATCCAGAACACCATTTACTTCCTCCGATTTTTCTAGAAAGTCATCTCCCTGTGTGTCAAACCAAAGCAATGGAACACTAGTATTGTCGTCAACTTCAACACCTGGAAGATCGGCTAACGTTATTTTTGCTACGGCCTCAGCAGCAATTAACTCATCTTTGTAAAGTTGGTGGGATGGAAACTCCATAATTTGTTCATTCATACGATACTGAACATTTAACAGTTTCTTGAAATCATTCCCATAATGGTTTTCAAGCTTATCAAATATTGTAGTTCccaatatcttcttcactttctcatcatcttctgtTTTTATCGTGGGCGGCAGCTGCTTATTATCTCCAGCGATTACAAGTTTTGAGATGTTCGATTTATAATGGGATATTAGTGGAATCCAGCATTGTGGTTCCAGACTCTGAGACACTTCATCAATGATCAAAGTGTTGAACAATTTGGGTTCAAAATCATAAACCCTACATAAATTTCCTGAGCTAGATCCATGCAATGtacaaacaacaacttttgCTGCTAATATTAACTCAGAGATAACTCGACGCTCTCGCTGTTTCAATTCTTTCCTGAGATCTTTTATTTCCTGCCAAGCTTTCTTCCGATCTCTATAGGACTTAAATTTCTTGATTTGCAACAAATGGTTGTTTATTTCTTGGTTTATATCGCGTATAATAGAACCTGCATCCCCCGACTTGGAAATCACATCTATGGAATGTGCCAAGGTGGACGGTAACAATCTTGCAGGATGGCCGAACCGTAACAACAAATTTCCAGGAATCACTTTGGCGAGTCTTTCTAAAATAGTATCCactgatatatttgatggCCCACATATTAAAATACGTTGTCCTTGCTTGACCAACTGCATAATCAACTCCACTAGGGTATAGGTTTTCCCAGTTCCTGGTGGACCATGGATAATTGAGATTTCATTTTGAAGTGCAAATTTAATAGCCTTCTTCTGGGAATCATTTAAATTTTGATTATGGAATGATATCTCAATGCTATCTTTCTGCTCTACAAATTGTCTCTGGCAGAGTAGATACTGTATAATCGAATTATTCGGAGTACCCTCAATCTCTGCCAATTTACGCATGGTAGATTGCATTCGCTTATAAGTGATGGAATTGGCTGTTTTCACCAAATACAATTTACTGGCCTCGTAAAGCTTGAAAGCATCGCTCTCCTTTGATTCATCGACAGAAACTACAATCTGTTTGTCGTTGGATTTGAACACTACGCCTTCCAAAGCTGCTGCCTCATCTTTCTTACCAACACTTTTTGACGAGTATATCTTAACTATATCACCAACACTGGTTTCTCCCACTGAGATTACATTGTCAATGGCAGGATCAGGCGTTAGATCCAGATATACTTTACCCCCAAGACCTGTTCTGACATTTTCCAACTGCAAATGGTTTACGGCCAACCCAGCAGACACTAATTTCGACAGTGGTAACTCTTTCAACAAACGAGAGGTGATTTCAACatcctgctgctgctcgTGATCAATGCATTGCAGCAGCTTCTCAGCTAACTCCTTGCTCATGTCTTTTGCAGCTGTTCTATTGAACAAAGCATGCTTCTTCTGTTCGTAACTTTTAAGATCTATCTTACTGGTGTTGCACGCACTCTTTATGGGGGGACGCCAGTAGCTCCTCCCCCGCGAACGCGGTAAACCACCAAATTACACACACACACGGCCTATTCCTAACAATCTTCGATTGTATTTTAGAACTTTATGTAAGAATGTATATCTATATGTATTCTCGATATCgagcatatatatttataataagAGAGTACTGTCTTCTGGAAAAAATCATCGAAATCATTCATTCATGGTGTCAGTCAGTGTGTATAAAATCAACACACacaaacaaatatatcatcCCTGTCTTATCCCTTACATAACAGTCAAGTCGCCAAACTTCTCCTTGTAGCCTGGAACATCCCATCTACCCTTCTTGACCATTTCCTCAACCTTCGCATCAATCTCCGGCTTAACTTGGGCCAACTCACTCACAGTTAGTTCATCAAAAGGCCTGGCTGACtcaatattcttcaaagtcTCCTGCAAATCCTTCAACTCCTGTGCAACAACCAACTCCGTCTCCTCCGCATTCTTCAAAGCCCTTGCCTCAAACGCCTCGATACGAGACAACTGCTTACTAACATCAACACTCACAGGCTTGTAACTGCTGAAGTACGTCTCAATCTTGTCCACAATCTCACTGTTCTTCAACACCGACCGATAGTGCGAAAAATCAACCGTCTTCGGCTGACTCTCCAACTCAAACAGCTGTCTCCTAGCCTCATCATTCCTCTTCTTGAATTGTGTCAACTGTGTTGCTGTCTTCCCCCCCAACTTCAACGACGAAATCACCTTCGCCCAGTCCAATTTGTTTGCCGCAGATTTAGCCAAAGACATCCTTTCCACGCTTCCGAATACCTATTCAAGATCCCTCAAGATCTACAACTATATACATCTTTCTAAATTAACAAATAACTCATTAACATACATAACACTTCCACTACCATTATgtttaaaataaaaaaatcGCCCAACCAAAAACCGTGAAAATTCCATTCTGTTCCGTTTCTCCACATTTGAACCAATAAAAACGCCGTAAATCTCACTACGCGGTGCATGGGTGtttatcacgtgacaacAATCTACATGCGCTTTCAATCATCATCCACCCCCTTTAGGCATTCATACTTGTTCGTTCTCCCCACCGAAGTCCACGACGAGGACATGATGCTCAGAATAGAGCCTCAGGCAAACGGAATCCGTGCGCTCGTACTTGGGACTCGCCCGGGGTTGCAGTTGGCATCTTCTGTCTTATGGAATGGTGGTGCAATCACTCACTCACACTCCTTTTCTCCACGATTGTTCCCGCAACTTCTGTATTTGGGAACAATGCAGGTCTCGAGAAAAAGTGTATAAATAAGATAAAATCAACAGCGTAAAGTGAACCAAAATTGATAACGGACTGGCTAGACTTTCGATTCAGGTGCTAAATTAGTCAGTTAGGGTTTTTGGAGCAATAACAAGGTTTtaaattttatatatatataactatttatatatataagtatCGTATTCAGAAGGTTTTATTAGGTTTCCTCGTGTTATACGTGTAAAGGGCGGTGATTCCATGGATAAATTACCGGGACTGTTTGAATCTGTTAAAGCGCATGATATTGAGTTCCCTAACAATCAGTTCGGGTACCGGGAGTTGATGGATACTAAGGAGGTTAGGTTGTCAGAGGATTATAAGGAGGGTGGTGGGAATAAGGAGAGGAAGAAAAGGGCGCCTTTAGCTTGTTTGAGGTGCAGGAAGCGACATGTGAGATGCCCTGGTGGGAATCCGTGTTCCAAGTGTGTTTCCGCGAATATTGCGTGCGAGTACTTGGAGCCGAGTAAGAAGTTAATAGTATCTATGAAGTACCTGCAGAAGCTGCAGCATGACTTAGcgaagttgaagaaggagaatgTCAATTTGCAAGCTCAGTTGAATGAGAGGATTTCTCGGCAGGATGCTTCTTCTAAAGCGGCGCTGGACGGGCTAAATCAGAGGACATTGCCCACTGGGGCGGGGGGTGAGGCAGATATAAAGTTTCACAAGAATTCTGTTGCTGGGAcggaagatgaagacgagATGGTTCCTAATTTTGCTGAGAGGAGGGGGAGGTTGGTGGAATCTCGAACGGGGCAACGGTATTTTGTTGGATCATCGTCAATGACCTTATTTGGTATGGAGATTCAGTCTTTGATCCCGGAGTCTTTGAAGCAGAAAAGAAAGGCTATTGCTAGTCCTGTTTTAAAAGAGGCTAGCATTGTTTCTGGTCAGACAGGCGCTCCTGCAACGATTCAGGCGGGTGATATTGTAGATGAGGTTTTACAAGAGGAGGGCAACGCCTACAAGATCGTATTGGCGAAGAATGAGCATAATGAAGATATGAGTTTTAACTTTACGTTACCTGCATACTCATATGCTATGCTTTTAGTGGATACATTTGTCAATTATAATGATGGTTGTttttacttcttcaatgaagGGATTGTGAAGGAAAATTTACGACTCTCCTATGAGGGGATTGCTTGTTTTGAGGATCACACACTACAGACAATATGGCTTTGTAAAgttttgttgatattcGCCACTGGAGAAATGTACTTAGGATGCGCTGATAGTTGCAGTGATACGAACTCCCCTAGTGAGAATCCGTTATTGCCAGGATCGGGTTTCTTTGAGCAGGCATCTCAAATATTTGGTTTCCTATTTTCAAATGGGCGAATTGAAAACGTTACCAACGAAGGGGGGATAGAGTTGATGTTATTATATGCATTTTATCTACAAGTTGCTGACTGCACAGTCGCttcttatttttattttggacAAGCTCTAAGAGCAAGTTTGATATTAGGATGGCATGTCGATGCTCAAAGAGACGTATTAACACGTTTT encodes:
- the MND2 gene encoding Mnd2p (similar to Ashbya gossypii ACL101C); protein product: MPIEALGIYLRCIEDGTTERSISEAPFLGDIEQQWLSERTLATQYLWSSRRQRAGKLKVAKLKKRLNAPLSAYSTYSQRPLSTNSRFTEFDMEELMVERNLRYIRTVGYNSIRPIGIGKTMRELEQEKNGRQENGPPLQNAVNCQPVPVENRDEFHGTTNEIANMIFDLDQGIQSEQEESYNYDDEFDRVEDVTVERRPTEQLPAGAGLYEENSQHQDSAAYVSQELDPPEDGSEFTEIPSLTISDTVVLDTSNEQISRVSSLGSGRPEAVVDNIYIGQ
- the HCS1 gene encoding ATP-dependent 5'-3' DNA helicase HCS1 (similar to Ashbya gossypii ACL098C), with protein sequence MSKELAEKLLQCIDHEQQQDVEITSRLLKELPLSKLVSAGLAVNHLQLENVRTGLGGKVYLDLTPDPAIDNVISVGETSVGDIVKIYSSKSVGKKDEAAALEGVVFKSNDKQIVVSVDESKESDAFKLYEASKLYLVKTANSITYKRMQSTMRKLAEIEGTPNNSIIQYLLCQRQFVEQKDSIEISFHNQNLNDSQKKAIKFALQNEISIIHGPPGTGKTYTLVELIMQLVKQGQRILICGPSNISVDTILERLAKVIPGNLLLRFGHPARLLPSTLAHSIDVISKSGDAGSIIRDINQEINNHLLQIKKFKSYRDRKKAWQEIKDLRKELKQRERRVISELILAAKVVVCTLHGSSSGNLCRVYDFEPKLFNTLIIDEVSQSLEPQCWIPLISHYKSNISKLVIAGDNKQLPPTIKTEDDEKVKKILGTTIFDKLENHYGNDFKKLLNVQYRMNEQIMEFPSHQLYKDELIAAEAVAKITLADLPGVEVDDNTSVPLLWFDTQGDDFLEKSEEVNGVLDIASSKYNENEAYLLIHYVSQLLNSNVSQESIGIISPYNAQVSLLRKLVHEKYSLIEISSVDGFQGREKDCIILSLVRSNDLFEVGFLRDERRLNVAMTRAKRQLCVIGNMETLERSQVPFLKEWVRWSEENSEIRYPDLSDFL
- the ATP7 gene encoding F1F0 ATP synthase subunit d (similar to Ashbya gossypii ACL097C), whose amino-acid sequence is MSLAKSAANKLDWAKVISSLKLGGKTATQLTQFKKRNDEARRQLFELESQPKTVDFSHYRSVLKNSEIVDKIETYFSSYKPVSVDVSKQLSRIEAFEARALKNAEETELVVAQELKDLQETLKNIESARPFDELTVSELAQVKPEIDAKVEEMVKKGRWDVPGYKEKFGDLTVM
- the RAM2 gene encoding bifunctional protein farnesyltransferase/protein geranylgeranyltransferase (similar to Ashbya gossypii ACR094C), which codes for MVEPVAEQQKQARQGDGIDGEQNGGVVRMARFDYGDVVRIELETGPEHELCQIMYTEEYKELVGLLRGLMSVKEVSERALAVTTAMVEASPAYYTAWNYRYNIVKGLYEGDGEKLNEELDWLDEFTLNNTKNYQIWSYRQVLLKLHPVPQFAREQPVMQVVLADDTKNYHVWSYRRWVVLFFKEFSQELEFSSCLIDRDVYNNSAWSHRMFVLKNTETKVQVVDQEIEFAKSKISLAPQNVSSWNYLRGLYEQFKGGQCDETTLEFALSFVNGFFNCDDGTEFPEIQSSYALEMLAHEYAKNSETHNKAKLAFEGLSKAYDPIRSNYWLCQTNKLM
- the MCO12 gene encoding Mco12p (similar to Ashbya gossypii ACL100C); amino-acid sequence: MPTFKQLIHIGFDFALISVILAGLHRNTGYVLAYETSDLKNYIRKYLNWGEYLFDELIKIAKRSSYFRKESKIDGFLKGSFKKIEELSDKQLAEEYAKVPRPAHLD
- the YVH1 gene encoding tyrosine protein phosphatase YVH1 (similar to Ashbya gossypii ACL102W), encoding MTEQEPNITRIIGGIYVGGVQPIVDHTPLKTQYNITHILSVIKFNVIPEYLVRKSYTLKNIAIDDDESTDILQYINEANRFIDHCLFPDEVEYNPKLVNFRKKPQRGAVYIHCHAGVSRSVTFTVAYLMYRYGFDLNTALHAVKRKRIQAQPNDNFMEQLKIYEQMGGCYVDETNSIYKQWKLANALKYNQVGSELLLDDDMYGDSDEKAIDKMSASALDALTIIRCKMCRLRLALSSSFIKHDPPSKESSEGHFIRRAAGSHRIIDIQESQSQCSHFFVEPLNWMKKELQSKQELEGKFSCPNCTSKVGGYNWKGSRCSCGKWMIPAIHLQAAKVDQVPLERKTLPNLVHFESKN
- the PUT3 gene encoding Put3p (similar to Ashbya gossypii ACL096W), with the translated sequence MDKLPGLFESVKAHDIEFPNNQFGYRELMDTKEVRLSEDYKEGGGNKERKKRAPLACLRCRKRHVRCPGGNPCSKCVSANIACEYLEPSKKLIVSMKYLQKLQHDLAKLKKENVNLQAQLNERISRQDASSKAALDGLNQRTLPTGAGGEADIKFHKNSVAGTEDEDEMVPNFAERRGRLVESRTGQRYFVGSSSMTLFGMEIQSLIPESLKQKRKAIASPVLKEASIVSGQTGAPATIQAGDIVDEVLQEEGNAYKIVLAKNEHNEDMSFNFTLPAYSYAMLLVDTFVNYNDGCFYFFNEGIVKENLRLSYEGIACFEDHTLQTIWLCKVLLIFATGEMYLGCADSCSDTNSPSENPLLPGSGFFEQASQIFGFLFSNGRIENVTNEGGIELMLLYAFYLQVADCTVASYFYFGQALRASLILGWHVDAQRDVLTRFDLEHRRRLWWTVYMFERMLSSKAGLPLSFSDDTIATELPDDFDMSNPPKGCEHYIFPEAEYITNCVRITQLNAQILKKLYQKQPDSNILPILKDIVMQLLEWRTSLSDFLQVDFTQKDLKISRLCTNMFTEYFQGLNLAIRPLLFHFASKQLASFETSNTYINLLNYSKTISSLLNCSLQASINSIRSLWAMMSQNMVAIFGYMEREYLFTSACTLVLFNAAFGIHEQTYQHLDHALKIFSKMRNSGNHPAGLRRAQLLRLMSDLDFHDVMKDLIAKHADTVKPDPQCNDEDSEKKINVVRQLHALSPTGSVNSGSGISCDSVAPDLTDLSKNEAQTIEKNVSRLDLQTLDMHNDLQEMLDNLNEIGKCDDQLWKEITDQAMWLGNAMDPACALGNESDFYKSNPLNFK
- the SWD2 gene encoding WD-repeat containing protein SWD2 (similar to Ashbya gossypii ACL099W) is translated as MTIPISKDSLLSFKAVKSFKVSEKELGPITSLSFDNHGQYLLTATASDNMHLYDAVSCRFLNTVASKKYGCHSAKFTHAQNECIYSSTMISFDIKHLNLETNQYLRYFQGHGALVSDIQMSPLDDTFLSASYDESVRLWDLRTSKAQAIVPSVVPNCIAYDPSGLVFALGNPENQEIGLYNVRQLKSGPFLVIRVDPKFSQWSKIEFSNDGKYILLASSTGRQLILDAFDGTQLFELTGTKPFPLREFMDAGSACFTPDGHYTLGTDYDGKIAIWNHAESVSLRTLKPQGYILAPTEACPRTIVFNPKYSMFVTADESVEFYVYDEN